In a single window of the Necator americanus strain Aroian chromosome X, whole genome shotgun sequence genome:
- a CDS encoding hypothetical protein (NECATOR_CHRX.G24888.T1), with translation MAKAELHKFFWTISLHPPYSPDLASSDNYLFPYLQHHLDGQDFQTRDDIKKALEQFFKEQSPAFWSKGIYDLPSRWKKTIDANGAYFK, from the coding sequence ATGGCCAAGGCTGAACTGCATAAGTTCTTCTGGACCATTTCACTACACCCACCGTATTCCCCAGATCTCGCTTCCTCAGATAACTACCTTTTTCCCTATCTCCAACATCATCTGGATGGTCAAGACTTCCAAACCcgcgacgacatcaaaaaggcactcgagcagttcttcaagGAACAGTCCccagcgttctggagcaaAGGCATCTACGATCTGCCTAGTCGTTGGAAGAAGACCATCGATGCCAATGgggcatacttcaaatga
- a CDS encoding hypothetical protein (NECATOR_CHRX.G24887.T3) has product MPRDFKPSSLHLRNVEIFLHLSGQEPADIDRRLKEVYKEHASARSTVYKWHTKFASGDYSMEYEDRLGRPMELDFDMLRRQGETDPYQTTRELAVALGVSQTSCSRFEVNRQGAKTRSMGTTCSDAI; this is encoded by the coding sequence ATGCCGCGCGATTTCAAGCCGTCGTCACTCCACCTCCGCAACGTCGAAATCTTTCTCCATCTATCTGGCCAAGAACCAGCGGATATCGATAGACGTCTGAAGGAAGTTTACAAGGAGCACGCCTCCGCTAGAAGTACAGTCTACAAGTGGCACACGAAGTTCGCGTCGGGTGACTATTCCATGGAATATGAAGACCGTTTGGGACGCCCGATGGAGTTGGATTTCGACATGCTGCGGAGACAGGGGGAAACCGACCCGTATCAAACCACTCGCGAACTGGCAGTCGCTCTTGGGGTGAGTCAAACCAGTTGTTCGCGATTTGAAGTCAATCGGCAAGGTGCGAAAACTAGGTCGATGGGTACCACATGCTCTGACGCAATATGA
- a CDS encoding hypothetical protein (NECATOR_CHRX.G24889.T1), whose protein sequence is MRDRPVISFENYTTSCGDADENKVGGCAMAVRNDYKNLVEEFGLTSSRCAFLRLRDRGGRKLWIVSARAPTETAEENSKDAFYDELNALMSKIPSQPVVIVGIDANAKMRLEQQSDVLGKWYYAAERTSDNGDRLVDLCEQTDLIIASTFKRNHRRHQLTWQGSTLLTIEEQRKRKMRTLKFKTDYFLTRSILTRISENPELFGTLLSTLTTVQFFSASRYGFTRESEEFLFNRKSTWQDAARETLPILLPRKKFAFASAETKFTHAICVARSAGDFNQEKRLRRKLRRQLQQDRDNEWTSRAMEFEKMWEDRNPRKAYAPLKQYSGKMKRCSPLLNTANEVAVGKATLPIWRNHFKTLLNRQAATPELKHVHKQTYAVNEESPTESEALVCIQKMKNGKSGGDDRISAEMLKYLPPSGIREMTKIIRSIGIDERISDSWRHAITIPFHKRLSVTDPRNYRGISLLRVMCKLLERMILDRLIKHREQKKRATSKLTFVLADLRLTMCLSSGE, encoded by the exons atgagagatcggcccgtcatcagcttcgaaaattacaccacatcctgcggcgatgctgatgagaacaaagtaggtggctgcgcgatggctgtgaggaacgattacaagaacttggtggaggaatttggcttaacgtcgtctagatgcgcctttctacgactgcgggatcgcggaggacgtaaactctggatcgtaagtgctcgcgcacctacggaaaccgctgaggagaACAgcaaggacgccttctatgatgaactcaatgcgttgatgtctaaaataccaagccagccgGTGgttattgtcggaatcgacgcaaatgcgaagatgcgactcgaacagcaatccgatgtgctaggaaaatggtactatgcagcggagcgcacgtcggacaacggtgaccgtctggtcgacttgtgcgaacagacggacctcatcatcgcttccacgtttaagaggaatcatcgacgccatcagctcacgtggcaggggtcaacccttttaacgattgaagagcagcgcaagcggaagatgaggactcttaaattTAAGACCGACTATTTTCTGACGAGGAGCATCCTCACtcggatatccgaaaatccagaGCTATTTGGAACGTTGCTTTctactctgaccaccgtccagttcttctcagcttcaagatacggtttcacAAGAGAAagcgaggagttcctcttcaaccgaaaatcgacatggcag gacgctgcaagggaaacgctcccgattctattgccgcggaagaagtttgcctttgcatctgcggaaacaaaattcacGCACGCtatatgtgtcgcgcgcagcgctggtgacttcaaccaggaaaagcgtcttagaaggaagctgcgtcgtcaactgcaacaagaccgcgataacgagtggacgtcaagagcgatggagtttgagaagatGTGGGAGGataggaacccgcggaaagcctatgctccactaaaacagtatagcggcaaaatgaaaagatgttctcctctCCTTAACACTGCCAATGAAGTGGCTGTCGGtaaagcaacccttccaatttggaggaatcacttcaagaccttgctaaACCGGCAAGCAGCAACTCCTGAACTCAAGCACGTTCATAAGcagacatatgcggttaacgaggagtcACCGACCGAGTCAGAGGCTCTagtctgtatccaaaaaatgaagaatggaaaatctggtggagacgacaggattagcgcagaaatgctaaaatatcttccgccgtctgggattcgtgaaatgacaaagatcatccgttcaatagggatagacgaaaggatatctgactcgtggagacacgctatcacaATTCCCTTCCACAAGAGGTTATctgtcacggaccctaggaattatcgaggaatctctttgctgcgcgTTATGTGCAAGTTATTGGAGCGTAtgatcctggaccgactcattaaacatcgcgaacaaaaaaaacgtgcaACGAGCAAGCTGACTTTCGTcttggccgatctacgattgaccatgTGTttatcgtcaggagagtga
- a CDS encoding hypothetical protein (NECATOR_CHRX.G24889.T2), translated as MRDRPVISFENYTTSCGDADENKVGGCAMAVRNDYKNLVEEFGLTSSRCAFLRLRDRGGRKLWIVSARAPTETAEENSKDAFYDELNALMSKIPSQPVVIVGIDANAKMRLEQQSDVLGKWYYAAERTSDNGDRLVDLCEQTDLIIASTFKRNHRRHQLTWQGSTLLTIEEQRKRKMRTLKFKTDYFLTRSILTRISENPELFGTLLSTLTTVQFFSASRYGFTRESEEFLFNRKSTWQV; from the coding sequence atgagagatcggcccgtcatcagcttcgaaaattacaccacatcctgcggcgatgctgatgagaacaaagtaggtggctgcgcgatggctgtgaggaacgattacaagaacttggtggaggaatttggcttaacgtcgtctagatgcgcctttctacgactgcgggatcgcggaggacgtaaactctggatcgtaagtgctcgcgcacctacggaaaccgctgaggagaACAgcaaggacgccttctatgatgaactcaatgcgttgatgtctaaaataccaagccagccgGTGgttattgtcggaatcgacgcaaatgcgaagatgcgactcgaacagcaatccgatgtgctaggaaaatggtactatgcagcggagcgcacgtcggacaacggtgaccgtctggtcgacttgtgcgaacagacggacctcatcatcgcttccacgtttaagaggaatcatcgacgccatcagctcacgtggcaggggtcaacccttttaacgattgaagagcagcgcaagcggaagatgaggactcttaaattTAAGACCGACTATTTTCTGACGAGGAGCATCCTCACtcggatatccgaaaatccagaGCTATTTGGAACGTTGCTTTctactctgaccaccgtccagttcttctcagcttcaagatacggtttcacAAGAGAAagcgaggagttcctcttcaaccgaaaatcgacatggcaggtctga
- a CDS encoding hypothetical protein (NECATOR_CHRX.G24889.T3) has protein sequence MQNKIPPISIHVRVRTRKKLSDADSFTKCIQDAARETLPILLPRKKFAFASAETKFTHAICVARSAGDFNQEKRLRRKLRRQLQQDRDNEWTSRAMEFEKMWEDRNPRKAYAPLKQYSGKMKRCSPLLNTANEVAVGKATLPIWRNHFKTLLNRQAATPELKHVHKQTYAVNEESPTESEALVCIQKMKNGKSGGDDRISAEMLKYLPPSGIREMTKIIRSIGIDERISDSWRHAITIPFHKRLSVTDPRNYRGISLLRVMCKLLERMILDRLIKHREQKKRATSKLTFVLADLRLTMCLSSGE, from the coding sequence atgcagaacaaaattccgccaatttctattcatgttagagtacggaccaggaagaagcttagcgatgcggactccttcacaaagtgcatccaggacgctgcaagggaaacgctcccgattctattgccgcggaagaagtttgcctttgcatctgcggaaacaaaattcacGCACGCtatatgtgtcgcgcgcagcgctggtgacttcaaccaggaaaagcgtcttagaaggaagctgcgtcgtcaactgcaacaagaccgcgataacgagtggacgtcaagagcgatggagtttgagaagatGTGGGAGGataggaacccgcggaaagcctatgctccactaaaacagtatagcggcaaaatgaaaagatgttctcctctCCTTAACACTGCCAATGAAGTGGCTGTCGGtaaagcaacccttccaatttggaggaatcacttcaagaccttgctaaACCGGCAAGCAGCAACTCCTGAACTCAAGCACGTTCATAAGcagacatatgcggttaacgaggagtcACCGACCGAGTCAGAGGCTCTagtctgtatccaaaaaatgaagaatggaaaatctggtggagacgacaggattagcgcagaaatgctaaaatatcttccgccgtctgggattcgtgaaatgacaaagatcatccgttcaatagggatagacgaaaggatatctgactcgtggagacacgctatcacaATTCCCTTCCACAAGAGGTTATctgtcacggaccctaggaattatcgaggaatctctttgctgcgcgTTATGTGCAAGTTATTGGAGCGTAtgatcctggaccgactcattaaacatcgcgaacaaaaaaaacgtgcaACGAGCAAGCTGACTTTCGTcttggccgatctacgattgaccatgTGTttatcgtcaggagagtga
- a CDS encoding hypothetical protein (NECATOR_CHRX.G24890.T1) yields MQLAFLDFEAAFDSPHRGRLLNALRSDGAPGKFVRLLDDMNQRTTAAVRTPAGCTTPFEVVIGVRQGAVAGPFLFNFAIDDNMRRTVDQYPADIVLAPSGCPLTDLEYADDVIFAERSTKLQHVVNLVSKLAAAYELRLRPNKCKQMWVSARPRIGIRVDGQPIELVDEFCYLDCTLKNNGCAKATSAFNSLTKCLWSTPITNEVKLRVYLPAIRPIMMYGSETWAVMDIWRGLPSTGMERLDCPERELLRRLLGYSWPRVCHNEDLYAEINVVYRRMTRGRHQHLAPSSKVAKVNSLCFFGHILRRPADRLVQRVLRSLSSSSWKKPPGRKRKFWTEVVKEDLRGHSAWIGSSGET; encoded by the coding sequence atgcaactagcgtttctggactttgaagccgcattcgactctcctcaccgaggccgtcttctcaacgcgcttcgctCCGATGGAgcaccaggaaagttcgttcgcttgcttgatgacatgaatcaacgaacaactgctgcagttcgaacaccagccggatgtacaacaccgtttgaagtggtaattggagtaagacaaggggcagtggcaggacccttcctgttcaatttcgccatcgacgacaatatgcgaagaacagtcgaccagtatcctgccgacattgtcttagcaccatcagggtgccccttgactgacctcgagtacgccgacgatgttatattcgcggaaagaaGTActaaacttcaacatgttgtcaaccttgtatcgaagctggctgcagcctatgaactacgtctacgccctaataaatgcaagcagatgtgggtttCTGCGAGACCTCGAAtaggaatcagggtggacggacaaccgatagaactcgtcgatgagttctgttacctggactgtacgctgaagaacaacggatgcgctaaggccacttctgcatttaactccttaacgaaatgcctttggtcgacccccatcaccaacgaagtaaagctgcgagtctacctacccgcaattcgccccatcatgatgtacggatcggagacttgggcagttATGGATATATGGAGAGGTCTCCCATCAACGggtatggagaggcttgactgcccGGAAAGagagctgcttagacggctacttggctactctTGGCCTAGAGtgtgccacaatgaagatctttacgcagaaattaatgtggtataccggcggatgacacgtggaagacatcaacatcttgcaccatcatcgaaagtggctaaagtaaatagtctttgcttctttggtcatatattaagaagaccggcagatcgccttgttcaacgagttctgaggagctTGTCgagttcgagctggaagaagccacctggccgaaaacggaagttctggactgaggtggtgaaggagGACCTGCGTGggcactcggcgtggataggcagttcaggcgagacgtaa
- a CDS encoding hypothetical protein (NECATOR_CHRX.G24891.T1) yields MTDAIFYKAVLEWLVERVARVRPDTVDSWRLHHHNAGAHTALLGMEFIFRVAMSILQQARVELLRLDMEGMLKYFQRDIRERFEHDADLLFASANKVHLNAKRMRNTLDIVKEPY; encoded by the exons ATGACCGATGCTATATTCTATAAAGCAGTGCTCGAATGGTTGGTGGAAAGAGTTGCGCGAGTCCGTCCGGACACTGTTGATAGCTGGCGGCTTCATCACCACAATGCTGGCGCTCACACGGCGCTTTTG GGAATGGAGTTCATTTTTCGCGTCGCTATGTCGATTCTTCAGCAAGCTCGCGTCGAATTGCTTAGGCTGGACATGGAAGGCATGCTCAAG TATTTTCAACGAGATATTCGAGAACGTTTCGAACATGACGCGGACTTATTATTTGCTTCGGCAAATAAGGTGCACCTAAACGCCAAGAGGATGAGGAA cACTTTAGACATAGTCAAAGAACCCTATTAA
- a CDS encoding hypothetical protein (NECATOR_CHRX.G24891.T2), whose product MEFIFRVAMSILQQARVELLRLDMEGMLKYFQRDIRERFEHDADLLFASANKVHLNAKRMRKYVFLIVIVFYLTSLFY is encoded by the exons ATGGAGTTCATTTTTCGCGTCGCTATGTCGATTCTTCAGCAAGCTCGCGTCGAATTGCTTAGGCTGGACATGGAAGGCATGCTCAAG TATTTTCAACGAGATATTCGAGAACGTTTCGAACATGACGCGGACTTATTATTTGCTTCGGCAAATAAGGTGCACCTAAACGCCAAGAGGATGAGGAAGTACGTTTTTCTTATTgtcattgttttttatttaacGTCATTGTTTTACTAA
- a CDS encoding hypothetical protein (NECATOR_CHRX.G24892.T1), whose product MMNDLISELGRRKRADWKAFNSIEDVMKKRTKNIRLRTDLFNTTVLLALTYASETWAFRKQEENPISVIERGFFVYSLSFRFAVQIYG is encoded by the coding sequence atgatgaacgacctgatctccgagctgggcagaaggaaacgagcggaTTGGAAAGCATTCAacagcatcgaggatgtaatgaagaagaggactaagaacatccggctccgtaCTGatctattcaacaccaccgttcttcttgcattgacctacgcttcagaaacatGGGCGTTTCgcaaacaggaggaaaatccgatcagcgtcatagaacgcggTTTCTTCGTGTATTCCTTATCTTTCAGATTTGCTGTGCAAATCTACGGTTGA
- a CDS encoding hypothetical protein (NECATOR_CHRX.G24893.T1) has translation MQSAQAAQVGPSLTFITKPITREQVRAIIFYEWCGGIGAAAAARNMNSRLREGTTIIRTVKHWRCWFCWAPICRPSCRFSRDPVTSSCHSPLRPPPKTHISHIINCNSPTSAADESELDPFYEELEEVIRNEKSYKFVVGDFSAKLRKATEEKHRIGRFGLGDRSENGNRLAGLGERSRGTRMMCRRVSRRLKNVVNCTARLLIPS, from the exons ATGCAATCAGCTCAAGCGGCTCAAGTGGGACCTTCCTTAACTTTCATCACGAAGCCAATTACGCGAGAGCAAGTTCGAGCTatcatcttctatgaatgGTGTGGCGGCATTGGAGCAGCGGCAGCAGCCCGCAACATGAACAGCAGATTGCGCGAGGGCACCACTATCATCAGGACTGTCAAGCACTG gcggtgttggttctGTTgggcacccatctgtcgtccatcttgtcgattctcacgagatcctgtcacctcgtcttgCCATTCGCCCCTCCGCCCTCCGCCAAAAACTCATATATCTCATATCATCAACTGcaactcaccaacatcagcagctgatgaatccgaattggacccgttctacgaggagctggaggaagtgatccgcaacgagaagtcctacaaattcgttgtcggagacttcagcgcaaaactaagaaaggccacagaagagaaaCACAgaatcggaagatttggactaggggaccggagtgaaaatggcaatcgtctggCCGGACtaggggaacggtcaagaggtacccgtatgatgtgccgccgcgtatccaggaggctaaagaacgtcgttaattgcaccgcgcgtctcctgataccgtcataa
- a CDS encoding hypothetical protein (NECATOR_CHRX.G24894.T2): MEKKICYRQRRRKEVVYDDSVLEDSLSQGDWHIEENANVDYEILLRGLRTCAERASKLRTTNLDRISKTTKELLERRRASRLEPNASHIERTIIPTGEAPPWILPSEVRVAIKSMKPGTAPGPDFISADFLRAGGHPLHVILAVQMTFYLQKERIPDQWETSRTVLIHKKGDREDLRNYRPIRLLSVLYKVFTKIILTRISRTLDEAQPQEQAGFRQEFGCLDHIQTVSRVIEVYREYRLPLVLTFVDYEKAFDSVKTNAILSGLVDQDVDASYVKTANCYDRCATKIQLFHRSFTIPIGKEVRQSDIISPKLFTAALQWIMKSFLWEERGDAISPKIFSATFENAMRGLEWDDMGVKVERMLVEFDETCRKIGLQLNLDKTMFMKNGWASDAPFMLNGTNMLKNENAQ; the protein is encoded by the exons atggaaaagaagatctgctatcggcaacgaaggagaaaagaagtcgtgtACGACGAtagcgtactcgaggactccttgtcccaaggtgactggcacatcgaggagaaCGCAAACGTGGATTACGAGAttctgctcagaggattacgaacctgtgctgagcgtgcctcgaagctgcgcacgacaaacttggatcgaatttcgaagaccaccaaggaattgttggaaagaagaagggcttcgAGGCTTGaaccgaatgcatcgcacattgagcg cacgatcatccccactggtgaagctccaccatggattctcccttcggaagtacgagtcgctatcaagagcatgaaacctggcacagcccccgggcctgattttatatcagcagactttcttcgggctggtggccatccacttcatgtaatcttagcagtgcAAATGACAttttaccttcagaaagaaaggatcccagaccagtgggagacctcgcgaaccgttcttatccataagaaaggtgaccgagaggaccttcggaactaccgtccgatacgcttgctgagcgtgttatacaaagtattcaccaagatcatcctcacgcgcatatctaggacgctggatgaagcccagcctcaagaacaagctggattccgccaggagttcggctgcttggaccacatccagaccgtgtcgagggtcatagaggtttaccgggaataccgcctgccccttgttctaaccttcgtcgactatgagaaagccttcgacagcgtaaaaacgaatgcaatactgtcagggCTGGTCGATCAAGATGTGGACGCTTCGTATGTGAAGacagccaattgctacgatcgatgcgccacgaagatacagcttttccaccgctccttcaccatacccattggaaaggagGTTCGACAAAGCGATattatatcgccgaagctgttcacagctgcattgcaatggataatgaaatcatttttatgggaagaaaggg GTGAcgcaatttcacccaaaatattcagtgccactttcgagaacgcgatgcgaggattggagtgggacgacatgggagtgaag GTGGAACGGATGCTggtcgaatttgatgaaacatgTAGAAAGATTGGTCTTCAACTGAacctagacaagacgatgttcatgaagaacggtTGGGCTTCTGATGCTCCATTcatgctcaacggaacgaacatgctgaaaaatgaaaatgctcaatga
- a CDS encoding hypothetical protein (NECATOR_CHRX.G24894.T1), translating to MEKKICYRQRRRKEVVYDDSVLEDSLSQGDWHIEENANVDYEILLRGLRTCAERASKLRTTNLDRISKTTKELLERRRASRLEPNASHIERTIIPTGEAPPWILPSEVRVAIKSMKPGTAPGPDFISADFLRAGGHPLHVILAVQMTFYLQKERIPDQWETSRTVLIHKKGDREDLRNYRPIRLLSVLYKVFTKIILTRISRTLDEAQPQEQAGFRQEFGCLDHIQTVSRVIEVYREYRLPLVLTFVDYEKAFDSVKTNAILSGLVDQDVDASYVKTANCYDRCATKIQLFHRSFTIPIGKEVRQSDIISPKLFTAALQWIMKSFLWEERGIRVDGRFLSNLRFAGKLYNNFTTKISPFYNDVITDVKKEVRQGDAISPKIFSATFENAMRGLEWDDMGVKVERMLVEFDETCRKIGLQLNLDKTMFMKNGWASDAPFMLNGTNMLKNENAQ from the exons atggaaaagaagatctgctatcggcaacgaaggagaaaagaagtcgtgtACGACGAtagcgtactcgaggactccttgtcccaaggtgactggcacatcgaggagaaCGCAAACGTGGATTACGAGAttctgctcagaggattacgaacctgtgctgagcgtgcctcgaagctgcgcacgacaaacttggatcgaatttcgaagaccaccaaggaattgttggaaagaagaagggcttcgAGGCTTGaaccgaatgcatcgcacattgagcg cacgatcatccccactggtgaagctccaccatggattctcccttcggaagtacgagtcgctatcaagagcatgaaacctggcacagcccccgggcctgattttatatcagcagactttcttcgggctggtggccatccacttcatgtaatcttagcagtgcAAATGACAttttaccttcagaaagaaaggatcccagaccagtgggagacctcgcgaaccgttcttatccataagaaaggtgaccgagaggaccttcggaactaccgtccgatacgcttgctgagcgtgttatacaaagtattcaccaagatcatcctcacgcgcatatctaggacgctggatgaagcccagcctcaagaacaagctggattccgccaggagttcggctgcttggaccacatccagaccgtgtcgagggtcatagaggtttaccgggaataccgcctgccccttgttctaaccttcgtcgactatgagaaagccttcgacagcgtaaaaacgaatgcaatactgtcagggCTGGTCGATCAAGATGTGGACGCTTCGTATGTGAAGacagccaattgctacgatcgatgcgccacgaagatacagcttttccaccgctccttcaccatacccattggaaaggagGTTCGACAAAGCGATattatatcgccgaagctgttcacagctgcattgcaatggataatgaaatcatttttatgggaagaaaggggtatacgtgttgatggaagatttctctcgaaccttcgtttcgcgggaAAG TTGTATaacaacttcacgaccaaaatttccccattctacaATGACGTCATAACCGACGTGAAGAAAGAGGTTCGTCAAGGTGAcgcaatttcacccaaaatattcagtgccactttcgagaacgcgatgcgaggattggagtgggacgacatgggagtgaag GTGGAACGGATGCTggtcgaatttgatgaaacatgTAGAAAGATTGGTCTTCAACTGAacctagacaagacgatgttcatgaagaacggtTGGGCTTCTGATGCTCCATTcatgctcaacggaacgaacatgctgaaaaatgaaaatgctcaatga
- a CDS encoding hypothetical protein (NECATOR_CHRX.G24895.T1) → MGPVMIAVPKPTDERRYRNKISQIKRKRTKIVPLVRVMPDLHSHFNNMGFDTSMYASSWFLTLFTTSLSNEIANRIMDCFLVEHIFKFLAWKLEAWIPDTSSVLFEDHLE, encoded by the exons ATGGGTCCCGTCATGATAGCAGTCCCAAAACCAACTGATGAGAGACGATATCGCAATAAAATATCGCAaatcaagagaaaaaggacgaaaatCGTACCTCTAGTCAGAGTC ATGCCGGATCTTCATAGTCACTTCAACAACATGGGATTCGATACATCAATGTATGCCTCGTCGTGGTTTCTTACATTGTTCACAACTAGTCTGTCCAATGAAATAGCCAACCGTATCATGGATTGCTTTCTCGTTGAG cacattttcaagtttttggCATGGAAGCTTGAAGCTTGGATACCTGACActtcttctgttcttttcgAGGACCATTTGGAATAA